The proteins below are encoded in one region of Doryrhamphus excisus isolate RoL2022-K1 chromosome 4, RoL_Dexc_1.0, whole genome shotgun sequence:
- the aplnra gene encoding apelin receptor A — protein METPTAEYNDNYEYYDDNETVCDFSEWEPSYSLIPVLYMLIFILGLSGNGVVIFTVWRSKSKRRAADVYIGNLALADLTFVVTLPLWAVYTALGYHWPFGVALCKISSYVVLVNMYASVFCLTCLSFDRYLAIVHSLSSSRLRSRGTMLASLGAIWLLSGLLAVPTLLFRTTVNDQNSNRTTCAMDFSLVTINQRHEYLWIAGLSLSSSALGFLLPFLAMTIFYCFIGCTVTRHFNNLRKEDQKKKRLLKIITTLVVVFAICWTPFHVLKSMDALSYLNMAPNSCGFLRFLLLAHPYATCLAYVNSCLNPFLYAFFDLRFRSQCLCLLNLKKAMHGHMSSMSSTLSAQTQKSEIQSLATKV, from the coding sequence ATGGAGACCCCCACTGCGGAATACAACGATAACTACGAGTATTATGACGACAATGAGACAGTGTGTGACTTCTCAGAGTGGGAACCCTCCTATTCCCTCATCCCTGTCCTCTACATGCTCATCTTCATCCTGGGCCTGTCGGGAAACGGTGTGGTCATCTTTACTGTCTGGAGGTCCAAATCCAAACGTCGAGCGGCGGATGTCTACATCGGTAACCTGGCGCTGGCTGACCTCACCTTTGTGGTGACCCTTCCTCTGTGGGCCGTGTACACAGCTCTCGGCTACCACTGGCCCTTCGGTGTGGCTCTGTGCAAGATCAGCAGCTACGTGGTTTTGGTCAACATGTACGCTAGTGTCTTCTGCCTCACCTGCCTCAGCTTTGACCGCTACCTGGCAATCGTGCACTCTCTGTCCAGCAGCAGGCTGAGGTCAAGGGGCACCATGCTGGCCTCACTGGGCGCAATATGGCTGCTGTCAGGCCTGCTGGCTGTGCCCACGCTGCTCTTCCGCACCACAGTGAACGACCAGAACAGCAACCGGACCACTTGTGCTATGGACTTCAGCCTGGTGACCATCAACCAGAGGCACGAGTACCTCTGGATCGCGGGACTCAGTCTGTCCTCCTCGGCTCTGGGCTTTCTCCTTCCCTTCCTGGCCATGACCATCTTCTACTGTTTCATTGGCTGCACCGTCACACGCCATTTCAACAACCTACGCAAGGAGGACCAAAAGAAGAAAAGGCTGCTGAAGATTATCaccacactggtggtggtgttCGCCATCTGCTGGACGCCCTTCCATGTCTTGAAGAGCATGGACGCTCTCTCCTACCTGAACATGGCACCCAACTCCTGCGGCTTCCTGCGCTTCCTGCTGCTCGCTCACCCGTACGCCACCTGCTTGGCCTACGTCAACAGCTGCCTCAACCCGTTCTTGTACGCCTTCTTCGACCTGCGCTTCCGCTCGCAGTGCCTGTGCCTGCTCAACCTGAAGAAGGCGATGCACGGCCACATGAGCTCCATGTCATCCACGCTGAGCGCCCAGACTCAGAAGTCGGAGATTCAGTCTCTGGCCACCAAGGTGTAG